Genomic window (Ammospiza nelsoni isolate bAmmNel1 chromosome 17, bAmmNel1.pri, whole genome shotgun sequence):
cctgcccatgggttgcagagatggtttttaagatcccttccagcccacaccattccatgattctctggTTTTCCTGGCGCCTGTGGCTGCCCCCCGGTACCCCCGGAGCATCACCCGGTGCCGGTGATCGGTGCCTCCAGAGGGAGGGATGCAGAGGGCACTGGAGCCCGGGCTGGGATAACCgggagggctggaaggaggGCTGGCACACGGCGCCGAGCGCAGGCTGCCAGCTCCACACGCGGTCACACAGTCCCCTCTAGTGGATATTCGCCTTCCATCCACATCCCATCCGCACCATGTCCTGCCCGCGCTGCCTTGGCACCGCCGGGCTCCAAACCTGGTGCCAGCAGCGACCCTGGGGCACCATCCCGCTCCTCTCCTCAAACTGGGCACGgcggcagagcagagcccatccagctgcctccagctgctccatcgCTTCCTGCTCTCCTCGCCCTCCTGCGTGCTGGGGTGACtcatcctccctgcagccccggccctgccctggctctgtcccacagcccccGCCGCCCTTGCGTCAGGGCTGGCCCCGCTGCCCCTGccttcctgctctcccctccGCTGGGATTTCACACTGCTCCGAGCTGTTTGGGCAGTGGCCAGCAAGAGCACGAGCTAATGAGCGCCAGAGCTAATGAGCACCCGAGCTAATGAGCACCCACTGGCGGCCGCTTCCAGGATCCAGGGGCGAGCATCCTTGttcccaccctgccaggacctgcaGCCTTGGACCAGCTCGGGATGGGGACAAGTGGGATGTTCTCAGGTGGGAATCCCCTGAGGGGTGTGAGTGTTTGCACAtttgtgcagcagctcctgcccatggGAATGGTGCAAAGGCTCCCACCAGCACCTtgagcactgccctgtgccctgtgtaCCATCTCCTCTGCCTCTGAAAATATCTTTAGGAAGATGAATTCTACCCTGCACTTGGCTTTATTTCTGCCCACAGGGACTGTGTCTAACAGGGtgatggcactgccagggcagcagggctggttccACGTGTTCTGGACAAGGGGACATTCCCAGCCTGGAGGTGAACCCCACCCTATCCCCACACAGAGCCACGGCTGGGAAACTACAAACCCCAAACTCCATTTCCAGGCAGCTGGATGCCAAACAACCCAGTGTTTATTGCAGTGCTCCTCATTTCCCTCGGGTTTACAGATGTACATTCAAAACCAAAAGCTCTGTGTATCTCAgctggacacagacaggcttgAAGGACGGACGGGCCGATCCATCAGTGATGGAGTCACCTCCAGGTCCTGAGTGTGGGAGCAAACAGAGCAGCCACCAGCTCAGGATCTCTGTGCATGGAGCTGGAGCCTCAGGCATGAGGAACTCCAGCCCTGCTTTCAAGTATATTTGGTGTGGTGTATTTATCTCTGGCATCACATCTCACCACGGGGAAATGTCCTGCTGGCCCCAGAGAGCCACAGCCCTCGGGTCTGCCCCAGCCTCGGGGGAAGGTGAGAGGTttgggcagctgctggagagatgTGCCAGCTCATTTTGGCTCAATAAGCAGGAAGAAGGCTCTGGGGGGCTTGGGCAGCTCATATTTACATGGTaccatcagaaaaaaaacagcttgGACCCCATGAGGtcaccctggctgcagagaggggcCAACAGCTGGTGGAGGGCTGGTGGAGCCAGGGGGTTCCTGAtgtccagcagctgcagcagctgcccatggTGCTCCCACACTGTCCCAGTTCCCAGCCTGCAAACCCCCAGCCAGCTCTTGGCCAGGGGGCTCCACATCCTAAATAGACCCCTCCAAACCAAACCCACCGCCCAGAGAAGCACACAGTGGTTTAAAcgggaaagaaaaatgaaaaaaaaaaaaaaaaagaaaagataaaaagataaaaagatgCTTGTGGTATGTAAGTCCTACTGCCCTGGGCCAACCATGCTGACTTTGTAACAGGGCAAGCCCCAAGTCAACAGAGGCCCcatccctggccctgcagcacccagggaaggCACAGGTTCCAAAGCACCAACTCTAGAacccctccagctcctggcacaggaggggccTGGCTGCCACTGCTGAATTACATGATTTGTTGGTTATGTAGCTTCAAGTTCATGTCCTTTCGTTGATTGGGGtccacaggagagcagaggggcaaAGCAAAGGTGTGAGCACGGGGTGCAGGGTGGCAAatcccagccaagccctggccACCACCTCTGCCTGGGGGGTTCAGTGTCCATGGGGGGAAtttcactgctgcagccagcaagtCCTTGGGCCAGGAGGGCAGTGGGGTCCTGGACAACGTGGGGACACACAGCAGAGGGGACCAATGGCCTCTGTGGTGTCAGCAGTGACACCCCCCAGCTCatccctggggctctgcctgggggggcccagcagcagctcccactggggacaggcaggctgtggctgccctgtggcagtgccacGGGCAGGAGGGGATGCcaggctctcccagcagctgggatgtctctctggggccagcagcagcagcagcagcagcagctttctccTGCCAGACAGGTCACTGAAGTTCAAGGCTGGACTGCTGCAGGCTCAGAGAAGCAAAAATGAGACAAACAAGGGAGGAAgaggctgtgggcacagctaTGCCAAAACCATCCCTCTTGGAGCTGCCCCTTGGTCTAAACCCTCTCTTTTTTGGGGCCAACTgcaccttcccagcagggctggctgctcccagagctcagcagcccctgcactgtCCCCTGGCAGAGGGGGCTGGTCCAGCTGTGACCCCTTTGCACCAGCCAGGCACTGAACACCTCTCTGCAGGGGCCCAGAGCCAGgggagtggggctggcagcaTCCTCTGTCCccagacagagctgggatcatGGTGGAGCTGCAGAACAAACCACCCTGGGCACCTCTCATGGGCTCCCATGCTGCTTTTAGCCAGGGTAGAGTTAATTCTTTTCACAGCAGCTCATATGGGGCTctattttctgtgaagaaaattaactctaccctGGCTGAAacctgcacagctccccagccttTAACAGCAACATCCCCCCTGCATCTTCCCTTGCAGTATGTGAGAACTGCAGACAGCATCCAGGGATGTGCTGTGACAATTCCCAGTGCAgggagcctgggcagcccctgcctgctctcctgcccttgCAGCCACCCCTCTCCCCAgacccaggcactgccaggggcagggatcTCCTGAGGCAGCCCCTTGGGATGAAACCCGGCAAGGACTAAACAAATCACACACACGATCCCTGACCACGCTGTGGAGGGGaggatgcagagctgctctgtgccatgcAGTGCCCCAGGCAAGGGCAGTGACACCCTGAGGGTGACCTTGTCCAGGATGGCCCTGTGGGGTGCAGATGCAGCACAGAGACCCCAGGAGCCAGAGGGCAATGCCCCCCAGGTCCACAGGCACAATCCTGGGCTGGGGTCTGTTTTTCAAGTCCAGATGACTGTGGCGCTTCAGCtcaccctcctcttcctctgtgcagcagggacagcgtctgtctgtctgtcctgtggCTGTGGCCTTCAGCAGGACTCCACAAGGACACAGGCAgatggctgcagccccaggtggcCCTGGGGGCTGGTGTTTAGGTGGCCTGGCCGGGTGGGAGGCGTTTGCTGTCCAGAATGGCCTTCCAGTCATCAGCCCAGGAGTGCAGCCGGCGGCTGGGGGGCTTCAGCTGCAGGTGCTTGTTGTGGCAGGCAGTGAAGAGCACGTGCTCCCAGCTGGGgttctgctctgcccctgcaaGGCAAGGAAGGTCAGTGGTGGACAGTTCCATGAGACACTGAACTTGATTTTACTCCAACATGAGACACTGAAGTTGATTTTACTCCAACATGAAAACCCCAAAGTTATAAAACCCAAAGAGCACAGAAAGACCAACACCCATCCCTGGCTGCCTCCAGTCACCCTTACCCTTGGCTTCACCCTCATCCCTTACCTGTTATATCAGGTCTGTCGTCTATAAGCAGATCAGCAGAAACCACCGTCTTATCTCGTGTCAAAACAATCTGCTCAAGAAATTCAGGGCCAAAGTGCTTCTCCACCCAGGCATACTGGAAGGCAAGAGATGGCTGGTGAGCTCAGGGAGGGCTGATGGATGGGGCAGGGGGTGCTTGGTGGAGTGGAAGCAGCTCTGGCCTCCACACAGGGAGGATTTCTCTCTTAATTAAGTTCATTAGTGGGATGGATTTGGATGCTGCTGGAGTAAAAGTTCTTAGAAAGCCAAGCAGCTTTTGATGTCATGATGAAAGACTGAGACCAAGAGCCTCATTGCATGCAAATGGTCAGACACCTTTCCTTGGGCAGTGTGGATGGGAggggagctgggatttgggctTGCTCACCTTCTCATAAGGGCAGTACCGGTACTTCTTGATTGGGCTGGTGCAGATGAACACATCAGTGCTGCCACGAGGAGAAAAACAGGGTCAGAGTGTCATTCTGGGCCAGAGcaggcccagagcagcccaaagCCAACCCCCACCACACACAGATCAAACAGATTTAACACATTAATCCCCCATCTCACAGAATCCCACAGCACAATCATATTCCCCTTTTCACAGcccttgctggagcagagagctgAAGGGAAGAGGCTGCACATGGCTGATGTTGTAGGTGACTGCTCCAGGAGTCAAAgccctctctcccctcccttccctgatGGCTGggagatatttatttttaatgctgttgtTGTATCAGCACTTCTGCCAAGAGGTGGAAGTGAAGACACAGCTGCTCCTCCGTCCATCCCCACAGACAGGTTCATACTCACTCTGCCAAATTTGCCATTTGCTTCACAGCttccacagccccagggagaggGTCCAGCTCGATGAAGAAGTTCTTGGATTCCCAGATGCTGATGGCTTTCTCCTGTGAGGGGAAAGCAAGCAGTTACTGCACTTCTTGTGGTTTTTCCTGCATGTGCATCCTCCTCACCCTTTGCTAGGacagaggaggggacaggagaaCAGTGGGAGCACCAGTTCCAGTCTCTCCTGCTCACCCCTCTGCCTCTGTGGGTGTCTCTGCTCGCTACTCACTACCCTGCACCCACCCCACACAATTCAGATTGGAGATGGAACAAAAAAACAGGGTTGGTtttgcctctgcagccccacacacaGAGGGAGCTGCACCTTCCTGTAAGGCCAAACACCAGAGATTATCCAGATCCAAACCAAACCCATCCAAGGGACAGGTCCATGTGGATCCAGCTGACATGGCCTGGTGGCCCTGCTCTACCATGGTGCTGTTCAGGTACTGTTCAGGTGCTGTCTGGCCTATTTGTCTCCATGAGAGCACCTAAAatagcagccaggctgctctcccaggagcaggaacgTTACAGGAGGAACCACATGTCAGGATGAATGCAGATGCTTCTCCTCTGGGAAGCCTGGACAAGGTCTAGCAGGCAAATAGAGCATCTCCAGGCAAGGATTTGAAACACAACATCCAGGACAGCAGCCTGGTATGGCACAGGGAGAACAGAGAGGAGATCACAGTGAGCAAAACCTTGGGGTGAGGGCAGAGTCCAGGGGCTGCCTGCAATGGGTCCAGCACAGCTCTAAGgaacagcagcccctgcactgcTCAAACAGGTTAACAGCTTGCCAGGTGCcaggaaaacaattattttgcaCAAACACTGTGTCCTCggggaggagagctgggaagaagcagaagcagcccagccccagtgctgaggtgcagctgaggagctgcagatgcAGAAATGCCTCCAGGCTCCATGGCAAGAACAGCCAGCCTGAAAGTTTGGGGCCATGCAAATATTCAAACTCCAGTTGCTCTGCCTCAGACTGAGCAGcaatgggattttatttttagggtATTGTCTGTAGTTGCACAAGAGACCCCTGAGAAACACAGGGGTGTTTCTGcctgtgcagcagagcacttCAAACTGCACTGAAGTGTTTTCCTACAGCAACACTTCCACAGCCATCCTGCTTCCAATTATGTCAAAAAGAATTTTGCAATCAAGCTTGAGGAGGGGAGAACTCAGCTCAGCTTGAGGAAAAGACCCACTCCACTCCCAGAGCCAGAAAAATTCCTTATGGCACCATGACCAGCATGCTGACCAGCAGCAGATGGAAAAATCCCCCAGGCTGGGAATCCCACCATGGGTCAGGACAGATCCTCAGCCCCATAAGGAATCTCCCTGCCTGTCCAGGGCTCTCCAGGTCTGTGTGCTTGCAGCATTGCTGAACTCTCTCCCTTTCAGAGCTGGGACCTGCAGCTCCTTGGACTCTTTGGGTCCTATTTTCTGGTCCCAGAGACTGGAATGGCCCACAtgtctggagcagctcccactCACTTCAGCCCTGCCCTGAAACTACGGGGAAAACCAGGACTGCCCTGAGGTCAGACAGTGCAAGTTGTGCTACTTGTTCAGCCCAATGTTTTGGCGGTTTTACATGATCACAGCAGACACAAGATGAGCTCACTTCATTTAACACATCCAAAGTAGTTAGgatcaaggaagaaaaaaattgttatcaTGTGTTACCCCTGCCAAACAGGGGTTTGAGCAGCTGCTTTACTGCACAAATGATGTCCTGCACTTCCCTCTCACCACTCCCAGCCAGAAAGGACACTTTATTCCTTCAGCTTATCAAGTTGTTTAGGACTTTGCCCATGGGAGAGCCCCGGACCTTATTCCCACTCCTTTCCTGTAACCATCATACTCCTAACAACAGGAACACTTTTATTTACAATAACACATTTCAGCCACTGCAACTGTAACCCATGGATGAGACCACAGACATCCACTGGGATGGGAAATTTGTAGAGGCAGAAACCAACTCTCTACATCAGTCAGCCTGTTGCTGAATGCTAAATTACAACGTTGAGAGAGCTTCTGCTTTTAAGCTTTAATTATTAAACTGAATATAATAATTCCTGGCATGGGAGGGCTTAGGTTGTTTTAACTTCAAGTAAGCTCTCAAATGAAGCATCAATTGCATGGTTTGTTctgaactgctctgctgcatcccACCCCTCACAATGCTCTTGAGGAGCTAAATAATCCATCTAGGAATGTACCAATCCAAATCAGAGATAGAAAATCCCAGCTATATAATCTGGGGTATTTCAAGACAGATGTTCTGAAATACCCCCTTTTCTTGCATCTGTCTCCATCCAGGCATGCAGAGAGAAAGCCCACTAGACCATCATAGTCTGGCCTAGTTGGAAGTTGGAATTAGATGCTCTTTAAGGTCCTTAtcaacccaacccattctagGGCTCTAAGAAAGGCATAGACATGCACAAAACCCCCTAgatttctggggaaaacccaCTGCTGGAAGCCCTCCTGTGTTCCTGTGGGAGCTTTTTGGTGGCCCCCACAAGGAACAGCACTGTCCCCACGATCTGGGGCTCAGAGGGTCCCTGAGGGGGACAAACCCATGCGGGGGAAGCACAACTCACGCTCAGCTCGGGTCCCAGGCGCCCGTACTGCTCCGACACCCAGAAGCCCCTCCGGTCCTCCAGGGCAATGTAGGGCTTGTCGGGGTACCTGGCCCTGAATTTCTTCAGGAAGCCTCCCTCGAAGTCGGCCAGCACCCCGTCCATGTCCACCAGCACCCGCAGGGCCCGGCGGGACCCGGCTGAGGGGCCCAgcccccggcccagcccggccagGGCGCCACAGCCCCGGCGGGGCCGCAGGTGCAGGAAACAGCTCAGCAAAATCATCCTggagaggggtttgggatgggggatctgggggatttggggcagggggctcaggggaggGAATGGGGGGCTCAGGGAAGCAGGGtcagggcaggggatgggggTTTGGGGCAGCGAATGGGGGCTCAAGGAAAGGGATGGGGGACTTGAACAAGGGGATGTGGGCTCAAAATAGGGGGTTCAGGGAAGGGGATGGGGGCTCGAGGAAGGGGATAGGGGGTTGGGACAGGGGATGGAACCTTAGAGCAGGGGAAGGGGGCTTGAGGAAGGGGATGGGGGCTTGGAGCAGAGGAAGGGGActcagggaaggggaaaggggcTTGAGAAAGGGACTGGGGAGCTTGAGGAAGGGGTTGGAGtttggagcaggggaagggggcTCAGAGAAGGGGAAAGGGTACTGGGACAGGGGATAAAGCcttggagcaggggaagggagctcagggaaggggaaaggagctTGAGAAAAGAGACTGGGGAGCTTGAGGAAggggatggagcttggagcagaggaagggggctcagggaaggGATAGGGGGTTGAGAAAGGGACTGGGCAGATTGAGGAAGGGGATGGAGCTCGGAGCAGGCGATGGGGCCCCCAAGAAGCAGATGGGGGGCTCGGGGCAGGGGAtagggagctcagagcagggctggggggctctCCAAGCAAAGGGGGGGTGCCTCTATTTCAAGCACGCCCCGAGGCAGCGGGCAGCCCTGCCGAGCGCATCCCtttgcagcaggaggaaggagcgGCCGGGGGGTGCGATGGGGAGCGGAGGGGGCGATGCAGGGACCCGTCCTGGCCCCCGGCGCGTCCTCCCCATCGCTGCCCGGCAGCGAgcgcggagcggcggcgggagggCAGCGGGGACGGCGGAGCTCGCCCCGACCCGGCAGTGCAAAGCCCAGTTCCTCTTCCCGGTGCCTGCCGAGCCCGGAGCGCCGGCACCGCCTTAAAGCGGCACAAGCGCCCTGCCACAgcgcggcggctccgcgcccgcccGCCTTAAGGCTGCCCCGGCACCGCTGCCCgtgccctgcctgcctcagtttccctcgCTGTCAGCCTCTGAGATACCCACTCCCTCCCCATGCCCGTGTCTGCCTGCAGAGGTGGTAGGTACATTTCGGGACACACGTAAAATGGTGATTTTCTGCATCAAACGGACTCGTTTCTGACAGTTCTGTGACAGCCGTGTGACAGGAACCCTTAAAAGCCAATCCCGGAGCCCAAAGGAGCACGCACTGCACCAAGAAGGGCTCGGTGTTCTGAGCAGACATCGAAGATATGTTCAAAAACCACTTTGGGGGTTAAAGCTAATGGAGAAGAGGGAGTTCTCCAAGTGGTACTGACAGGATTAGGCAAACACTGAGCTGGGAAATAAAAGTTTCTGCTCGACAGCACTAATAAGgttccaaaatatttaatttttcaagtcCACAATGTTTTCAAGTGGAATGTATTGTCCTTGGTCCATAGAGAGGGTAAATTTGCGGTTGAGATCGGGTGACCTGGGGAAGGTcacggagggagggagggaaggaaggaaggaaggaaggaaggaaggaaggaaggaaggaaggaaggaaggaaggaaggaaggaaggaaggaaggaaggaaggaaggaaggaaggaaggaaggaaggaaggaaggaaggaaggaaggaaggaaggaaggaaggaaggaaggaaggaaggaaggaaggaaggaaggaaggaaggaaggaaggaaggaaggaaggaaggaaggaaggaaggaaggaaggaaggaaggaaggaaggaaggaaggaaggaaggactggCTGGACACAATGTTGATCTCAGCTGAGGCTGGGAGGGGAATG
Coding sequences:
- the NT5M gene encoding 5'(3')-deoxyribonucleotidase, mitochondrial, with the translated sequence MILLSCFLHLRPRRGCGALAGLGRGLGPSAGSRRALRVLVDMDGVLADFEGGFLKKFRARYPDKPYIALEDRRGFWVSEQYGRLGPELSEKAISIWESKNFFIELDPLPGAVEAVKQMANLADTDVFICTSPIKKYRYCPYEKYAWVEKHFGPEFLEQIVLTRDKTVVSADLLIDDRPDITGAEQNPSWEHVLFTACHNKHLQLKPPSRRLHSWADDWKAILDSKRLPPGQAT